In Polyodon spathula isolate WHYD16114869_AA unplaced genomic scaffold, ASM1765450v1 scaffolds_1419, whole genome shotgun sequence, a single genomic region encodes these proteins:
- the lrsam1 gene encoding E3 ubiquitin-protein ligase LRSAM1 isoform X1 has translation MPLFFRKKKPSEESRKRLEYQLCLAKEAGADDILDISACELSEIPASVFSTCKVLQKKVFIVHDNQLTSLVPKSCSITSLVTLKVLDLHENKLTSLPADLGQLRSLQVLNVERNQLQCLPESIGELSQLQTLSVRGNCLSKLPPSLGSMKSLRTLDLSENKVRELPTELASVRTLETLTLDAAAMTFPPASVCAGGTEAIQQFLCAELGVEYCPPSQYLLSVLERKEGAVLDDCVDGGSSSPVQEETIWQNKFQDYEKRKEQKNLEKLEFERRLGEEQREHAQLILLNNSQKEDVLHSVKQEHQRLEAGLCHQQRVLEAERHRLMHQLKVAEESITGRIKSLLMQNQRQKKGAELLQTLEKERVRTERLTAITQEEAERLRRKEVAAAMQQMLSETYSIRLIQEACESRRQSLVSETYSSLGQMDRKFEQVLSLQQLDQSKALRHILQEEEMQKAAFEALQLQKDGMHRYIRNQIKLIEAELMQLTKLELKRRDLDTETLQEVLSDQRSALSDLLQQLLKQKDQRETELRDILVEMQQKSEASQENYWLIQYQRLLDSKPLALQVQEAGLQQGLVDLLVGLSAQHYLPILAHHRVSTETLRGLSAADLKQMGISEVGVQRALLSWAQGPAASPEPLKVAENEFDQEGERESPSSPHPPPSAPSALEGGGQSECVVCMEHESQIIFLACGHACCCSSCSEALQSCPLCRGNITQRIRIYRH, from the exons ATCCCAGCCAGTGTCTTCTCAACATGCAAGGTGTTGCAGAAGAAG GTGTTTATTGTTCATGACAATCAGCTGACATCCCTGGTGCCCAAATCCTGCAGCATCACCAGCCTGGTCACTCTAAAG GTGCTGGATCTTCACGAGAACAAGCTGACCTCACTTCCTGCTGACCTGGGACAGCTGCGCTCCCTGCAG GTGCTGAATGTGGAGAGGAACCAGCTGCAGTGTCTCCCGGAGTCCATTGGTGAACTGTCCCAGCTGCAGACCCTCAGTGTGAGAG GGAACTGTTTGTCCAAGCTGCCCCCCTCCCTGGGGAGCATGAAGAGCCTTCGGACCCTCGATCTCAGCGAGAACAAAGTGAGGGAGCTGCCCACCGAGCTGGCCAGCGTCCGCACGCTGGag accctgactCTGGACGCTGCTGCCATGACCTTCCCCCCGGCCAGTGTGTGTGCAGGAGGCACCGAGGCCATCCAGCAGTTCCTCTGTGCAG agctgGGAGTGGAGTACTGTCCTCCCTCTCAGTACCTGCTGTCTGTGCTGGAGAGGAAGGAGGGGGCTGTGCTGGATGACTGTGTGGATGGGGGGAGCTCCTCACCAGTGCAGGAGGAGACCATCTGGCAG AACAAATTCCAGGACTACGAGAAGAGAAAG gagcagAAGAATCTGGAGAAGCTGGAGTTCGAGCGTCGGCTGGGAGAGGAGCAGAGGGAACATGCCCAGCTCATCCTGCTAAACAACTCCCAGAAGGAGGATGTCCTGCACTCAGTCAAACAG GAGCATCAGCGGCTGGAAGCGGGGCTATGCCATCAGCAGAGGGTCCTGGAGGCGGAGCGTCATAGACTGATGCACCAATTGAAAGTGGCAGAGGAAAGCATCACCGGGCGGATCAAGAGCCTGCTGATGCAGAACCAGAG gcagaAGAAAGGTGCTGAGCTGCTGCAGACCCTGGAGAAGGAGAG AGTGCGCACTGAGAGACTGACCGCTATCACGCAGGAAGAGGCAGAGCGTCTGCGCAGGAAGGAGGTGGCAG CCGCTATGCAGCAGATGTTGTCGGAGACCTACTCAATCAGACTGATCCAGGAGGCGTGCGAGTCCCGCAGGCAGAGCCTCGTCTCGGAGACCTACAGCAG TCTGGGCCAGATGGACAGAAAGTTCGAGCAGGTCCTGTCTCTACAGCAGCTGGATCAGAGCAAAGCCCTCCGTCACATCCTGCAGGAG GAGGAGATGCAGAAGGCAGCGTTCGAAGCCCTGCAGCTTCAGAAGGACGGAATGCACAGATACATTCGGAACCAG aTTAAGTTAATAGAGGCTGAATTAATGCAGCTGACAAAGCTGGAGTTAAAGAGGCGTGATCTGGACACTGAGACCCTACAG GAAGTGCTGTCCGACCAGCGTAGTGCCCTCAGTGACCTCCTGCAGCAGCTCCTCAAACAGAAGGACCAGCGCGAGACGGAGCTCCGTGACATCCTG GTTGAGATGCAGCAGAAAAGCGAGGCCAGTCAGGAGAATTACTGGTTGATCCAATACCAGAGGCTGCTGGACTCGAAGCCGCTGGCCCTCCAAGTGCAG gAAGCCGGTCTGCAGCAGGGCTTGGTTGATCTGCTCGTCGGACTCTCTGCTCAGCACTACCTGCCCATCCTGGCACACCACCGTGTTTCCACAGAGACGCTGCGGGGCCTGAGCGCGGCCGACCTCAAGCAG ATGGGGATCAGCGAGGTGGGGGTGCAGCGGGCTCTGCTCAGCTGGGCCCAGGGGCCCGCAGCGTCGCCAG AGCCCTTGAAGGTGGCGGAGAATGAGTTTGAtcaggagggggagagagagtctCCATCCAGCCCTCACCCACCCCCCAGCGCCCCCAGCGCCCTGGAAGGTGGGGGGCAATCCGAGTGTGTGGTCTGCATGGAGCATGAG TCTCAGATCATCTTCCTGGCCTGCGGTCACGCGTGCTGCTGCTCCAGCTGCAGCGAGGCCCTGCAGAGCTGCCCTCTGTGCCGCGGCAACATCACACAGCGCATCCGCATCTACAGGCACTAG
- the lrsam1 gene encoding E3 ubiquitin-protein ligase LRSAM1 isoform X2, which produces MPLFFRKKKPSEESRKRLEYQLCLAKEAGADDILDISACELSEIPASVFSTCKVLQKKVFIVHDNQLTSLVPKSCSITSLVTLKVLDLHENKLTSLPADLGQLRSLQVLNVERNQLQCLPESIGELSQLQTLSVRGNCLSKLPPSLGSMKSLRTLDLSENKVRELPTELASVRTLETLTLDAAAMTFPPASVCAGGTEAIQQFLCAELGVEYCPPSQYLLSVLERKEGAVLDDCVDGGSSSPVQEETIWQNKFQDYEKRKEQKNLEKLEFERRLGEEQREHAQLILLNNSQKEDVLHSVKQEHQRLEAGLCHQQRVLEAERHRLMHQLKVAEESITGRIKSLLMQNQRQKKGAELLQTLEKERVRTERLTAITQEEAERLRRKEVAAAMQQMLSETYSIRLIQEACESRRQSLVSETYSSLGQMDRKFEQVLSLQQLDQSKALRHILQEEEMQKAAFEALQLQKDGMHRYIRNQEVLSDQRSALSDLLQQLLKQKDQRETELRDILVEMQQKSEASQENYWLIQYQRLLDSKPLALQVQEAGLQQGLVDLLVGLSAQHYLPILAHHRVSTETLRGLSAADLKQMGISEVGVQRALLSWAQGPAASPEPLKVAENEFDQEGERESPSSPHPPPSAPSALEGGGQSECVVCMEHESQIIFLACGHACCCSSCSEALQSCPLCRGNITQRIRIYRH; this is translated from the exons ATCCCAGCCAGTGTCTTCTCAACATGCAAGGTGTTGCAGAAGAAG GTGTTTATTGTTCATGACAATCAGCTGACATCCCTGGTGCCCAAATCCTGCAGCATCACCAGCCTGGTCACTCTAAAG GTGCTGGATCTTCACGAGAACAAGCTGACCTCACTTCCTGCTGACCTGGGACAGCTGCGCTCCCTGCAG GTGCTGAATGTGGAGAGGAACCAGCTGCAGTGTCTCCCGGAGTCCATTGGTGAACTGTCCCAGCTGCAGACCCTCAGTGTGAGAG GGAACTGTTTGTCCAAGCTGCCCCCCTCCCTGGGGAGCATGAAGAGCCTTCGGACCCTCGATCTCAGCGAGAACAAAGTGAGGGAGCTGCCCACCGAGCTGGCCAGCGTCCGCACGCTGGag accctgactCTGGACGCTGCTGCCATGACCTTCCCCCCGGCCAGTGTGTGTGCAGGAGGCACCGAGGCCATCCAGCAGTTCCTCTGTGCAG agctgGGAGTGGAGTACTGTCCTCCCTCTCAGTACCTGCTGTCTGTGCTGGAGAGGAAGGAGGGGGCTGTGCTGGATGACTGTGTGGATGGGGGGAGCTCCTCACCAGTGCAGGAGGAGACCATCTGGCAG AACAAATTCCAGGACTACGAGAAGAGAAAG gagcagAAGAATCTGGAGAAGCTGGAGTTCGAGCGTCGGCTGGGAGAGGAGCAGAGGGAACATGCCCAGCTCATCCTGCTAAACAACTCCCAGAAGGAGGATGTCCTGCACTCAGTCAAACAG GAGCATCAGCGGCTGGAAGCGGGGCTATGCCATCAGCAGAGGGTCCTGGAGGCGGAGCGTCATAGACTGATGCACCAATTGAAAGTGGCAGAGGAAAGCATCACCGGGCGGATCAAGAGCCTGCTGATGCAGAACCAGAG gcagaAGAAAGGTGCTGAGCTGCTGCAGACCCTGGAGAAGGAGAG AGTGCGCACTGAGAGACTGACCGCTATCACGCAGGAAGAGGCAGAGCGTCTGCGCAGGAAGGAGGTGGCAG CCGCTATGCAGCAGATGTTGTCGGAGACCTACTCAATCAGACTGATCCAGGAGGCGTGCGAGTCCCGCAGGCAGAGCCTCGTCTCGGAGACCTACAGCAG TCTGGGCCAGATGGACAGAAAGTTCGAGCAGGTCCTGTCTCTACAGCAGCTGGATCAGAGCAAAGCCCTCCGTCACATCCTGCAGGAG GAGGAGATGCAGAAGGCAGCGTTCGAAGCCCTGCAGCTTCAGAAGGACGGAATGCACAGATACATTCGGAACCAG GAAGTGCTGTCCGACCAGCGTAGTGCCCTCAGTGACCTCCTGCAGCAGCTCCTCAAACAGAAGGACCAGCGCGAGACGGAGCTCCGTGACATCCTG GTTGAGATGCAGCAGAAAAGCGAGGCCAGTCAGGAGAATTACTGGTTGATCCAATACCAGAGGCTGCTGGACTCGAAGCCGCTGGCCCTCCAAGTGCAG gAAGCCGGTCTGCAGCAGGGCTTGGTTGATCTGCTCGTCGGACTCTCTGCTCAGCACTACCTGCCCATCCTGGCACACCACCGTGTTTCCACAGAGACGCTGCGGGGCCTGAGCGCGGCCGACCTCAAGCAG ATGGGGATCAGCGAGGTGGGGGTGCAGCGGGCTCTGCTCAGCTGGGCCCAGGGGCCCGCAGCGTCGCCAG AGCCCTTGAAGGTGGCGGAGAATGAGTTTGAtcaggagggggagagagagtctCCATCCAGCCCTCACCCACCCCCCAGCGCCCCCAGCGCCCTGGAAGGTGGGGGGCAATCCGAGTGTGTGGTCTGCATGGAGCATGAG TCTCAGATCATCTTCCTGGCCTGCGGTCACGCGTGCTGCTGCTCCAGCTGCAGCGAGGCCCTGCAGAGCTGCCCTCTGTGCCGCGGCAACATCACACAGCGCATCCGCATCTACAGGCACTAG